TTTCAAGATGTAATTATCCAAATATCCTGACTTACCCTATCTTCCAACTCAGctggttttaaatatatttgttgttgttgcatcTTTAAAGCAATGTCAAATGTCAGTGAGTTCTTCAAGGGAACCTATCCTCATCCGtgtctgtgtatgtatatatgggGAGAAGGGGAGTATGAGTTCTGATTGCACAGTTTAATTTTGTAAGAAAACAactgcaaaacaaaaatacaagtaAAGATTACAAAAAGGGCTAACCATTTTATAGGCAAAGGCGGTTCACGTTAAAAAAGGAGATCTATTATATGACTCGCTGCTGAACTATTGAAAACGTCAATCAGATGTTTTGTTAGTGGTCATAATATTACCTTTTGACATTGCTAGATCAGAGGCCATCCCTGTCATTTAGCATTGGGAAATGGTATCACTGACATTTAAAGCCCCTTATATATATCTTGACCAACCTATTGCAAATTGGATATCAAGTCTTTTTATAAGAATAATCATTAACTTATTGCTTTTTTAATAATTAACATGGTGTTAAAGCATTGTCTTATAAAAAGCTCACAATGATTAAGACTTTCTAAAAGGCAAAATATTGAAGATTTTGAAAGCTTTCTCCAACACTAAAAgtcaaactttattttaaaaaagcactgtTACTTCTGCATACATGTTGCTAACAGCAGAAAAATGTAGGATTAATATACTGAGCATTTAGATTTGAATCATAACACTTCTAATAAAATAATGGAAAGGCTCCTTTTCCTTTATCGTTATTTTAGTAAGCTTGATTTGATGCTCTTGATCCAAAGTTCTCCTAATTTAGAAATTAGACAGGTTATACATGTCATGATCCTTATATCTTAATTTATGTAAAAGACTcacttttttcaaatatttctcaGGGGAACATGTAGATTTTTCATGCTAGAGTACTCTCTCTCAataggaataaaaaaaattatagtttTACTTATTAAAAGTTAACCGTACTATTTAAAAAATCCAAGTCCACTAAAAAGTACAGTATATACTGTTTTAGACTCTGCTATACTTCCTACTTTTTAATGATTTGCCAGATGTGGTGATTTGTCTCTCCTTCTTATAAGCCAGACTTCTAAGGCTGAGTCCAAAGATATAACAACAGTGAAAGAAGTAGCTAAAAATGCACTGTTTCAGATATTGAAATATGAAGGAAGAAAATTACTATATGACAGATTTGTAGCTCTTCATGTTATTACTAAGCCAAATCAAACATTAGTGAAGAAGAGAAATAACCACCTTTTTGTAAGCTCAGTGAAAACGACTGATTGTTTTAAgcattttaattctgaaatacAAAGCATTCGTTTCACTTACAGGATACTAGTAAATAGCATTTCAAAATTAGGAAATCATATCACTAACCTCTGTACTTTTTACTGAAAGATGCACAATTTTCTTAAATTTACaatctctatttttaaaaaagccacacCCTTAAAAATTACTGTAgatattacaaaataaaaacctGATGGATTTTTATAATCACTGGACAATTCCTTTCCCCATTGGTAATTTTGGTTGTAACTAGATCTTCTAATAAGAAGGATTAGTGGGGTGCAGATTGCTTCTCTCCCTCAGTCCCTGCAGCAGGGCCGCTTTAGGAAAGGTGAGGAATTAACTTCTCGTCATCCACACGCCACCTAGTGATGAGGAAAGGGTGGATTGTCTTAAAAGGGAACAGAAAGGACAGAAGGATGAAAATGCTCACAGCACCCGTCCCACCGATCGCCTTTCTTGAAAGCTAGAAAAGCAATTTGGATAAGGGATGCGATGGGAACTACAAAGAGGAATGAAGCGGCTATTAAAAAGTCTCGCAACACTTCACTTCCAGTctgtaatttgatttttttccttaagCAACTAATTTCTCCCCTTTGTTGCAAGGAACTGGCAGTTCAAAGAGATCACCCTAATTGCCTCTTCTAAATCGTATCCAGAGCTTGACCTCCGCCCCAGGCAGCAGTCAACTAATTACGCAGCCAATGAGGGGGTGGACTGAGCCGCACGGACACgagccacacacacccccaccccatgttctCGCCTGCACCGCAACCCGGCGTGTAACGATTTGTAATTCTCTTTGTTCCTCTCTCGGATCGATGTCCTCCTCCTTCACGCCACCTCTCCTGGCTGCTTCCTTCGGTGGCATTTGCAGGAGCGGAAAGGAGAAGCAGCCGCCTGGAAAATAACAACCTGCAGCCGCCGCAGCAGCCGCTCCTCTCCCAGCTTTGCGAGGCATGGCCCACCCActggaggggcaggagagagaagccCTGCTGTGCCCTCTGCCTCACGagtgcctcctccccacccagtcCGCGGCCATCTGCAGCCCCTCAGCCGCCCGGCGGCATGGGCAGCGGCGCGACTCCCTCCTGACAGGGGCCACCCCGCCGCAAGCTCCGCTCCTCGGGGAAGACGCGCTCCATTAACTTGCCAGGCGCGATTACGctgcttcctccccccctccctggaACTTGTTGCTGGTGGTGCTTGGCGGCGGCGGGGGAAGCCCCGGTAGCTCTGGCCCCTGGGCTCGGGGCTGGCTTTCCCAGTGGCTCCCGTCTCTCCGCCTTTCCCGACAGGGCCCCGCGGATGAAAAAAAAGTCTCTATGCAAGTGAGCGCTCTGGCCAGACTTTGCCAGGTAGGTACCGCGGGCTGCGCCCGGGCCGGGGGAGGGCGAGccgagcctggggctgggggggtccctGCCTCTAGCCAGCAAACTGCACCCGGCCAGGGGAACCAGGGAGGCTCCCTCAGCCTCGGGTCCCGCTCCAAACCTCTCCCTGACACCGTCCGTACCGCGAGCCCCCTTCCCCCTAATCGCACACGAGGCTCACTGATCCCTTCCCTGGCCCCCTCCTCTTGCACTATGGAgaccccctcatccccctgcctCCCTAGCCTCAGCATGCCCCCCCCCTCCGTGCACTGTGCAGACCCCCAGTTACCCTGCCTCAGCatggccccctccctgcactaTGGAGCCCCACTAATCCCCTGCCTCCCTAGCCTCAGGATGCCCTCCTTCGTGCACTATGGAGACCCCCAGTCACCCTGCCTCCCTAGCCTCAGCATGCTCCCCCCTCCATGCACTGTGCAGACCCCCAGTTACCCTGCCTCAGCATGGCCCCCTCTCTGCACTATGGagccccccaatcccctgcctcccTAACCTCAGCATGCCCCCCCTGCACTATGGAGCCCCCCTAATCCCCTGCCTCCCTAGCCTCAGCATGCCCCCCCTCCGTGCACTATGGAGACCCCCAGTCACCCTGCCTCCCTAACCGCAGCATGCCCCCCCTCCGTGCACTGTGCAGATCCCCAGTTACCCTGCCTCAGCatggccccctccctgcactaTGGAGCACCCCTAATCCCCTGCCTCCCTAGCCTCAGCATGCCCCCCCTCCGTGCACGAGGGAGACCGCCTAATTCCCCTGCCTCAGCATGGCCCCCTCGCTGCACTATGGAGAccccctaagccccctgcctcccTAGCCTCAGCATGCCCCGCCCTCCGTGCACTGTGCAGACCCCCAGTTACCCTGCCTCAGCatggccccctccctgcactaTGGAGCCCCCCAATCCCTCTGCCTCCCTAGCCTCAGCATGGGCTCTTCTTACCCCCGCCCCTCGCTGACCCCCCTGCACTACGGAGACCCCCTAAACCTCTATTCCCACCCAACCCGCGCTTCACTCCAGACTCCAAAACCCGTGTCTCCCCTCCAGGCTCCACAGTCACTGTAACGCATCCACACGTCTCTCCCTCcccgaccccagccccaccccggctTTCCCCAAACTTCTCTtctcccgccccagcccccccatAAACCGGCAGGCTCCTCCCCCCAACCGCTCCTTCGCCTGGATGCTTAAGCGCCCCACTGGCTAGTCCCCTGCGCCGGGGCccttctgacccccccccccccccgcccccgcccccgccccctggcTCTCCCCGGGCTCTGCGCTTCTCTCCTCCCGGCTCTGGACCCCGCCCCATCACCACAGTCCCGATTTCCCCCTCGCCAGCAGGCAGGCGCCCCCTCCGTCGGGGGTTCCCCCGCGCGTCACTCTCTGCTCCAGCGTGTTTTCCTGGAAGAAAACTTGCCGTGAAGTTTAAGGCTGTCGCCTTGAGCTCCTCCCCCGGCCGcgggctccccctgccccttctcccggGGCCGAAATCCCAGGAGCAACCGGGCGGGGGGGGATCAGTCCCGACGTCGCGCTGGGGCTCTGAATAGGAAAGGGGCGGCCGCCTTTGCCTGCCCACTCCCCTTCCAGCCGGGCCACTTAGCGTTGTGCAgagcgggaggggctggggagaaatTCTGCGGTAGCCCCCGGCTGGGAACTGTTTGGCGGCTGCCAGCGCCTCCCTCCTGCGCCCATCCCGCCGCCAGCGGCAGCTGCCTGGCTCCTCCGGCAGGAACAGGTGGGCGGAGAGTCGGGGTGGGCGCACATCGCTAGGGCAGAAAGATCTTCCCCTAGCTCCAGGTGGCTGGCCCTAGCTGGCTGCTGGGTGCACATCCTTCGCAGGCTGTGTCTGTATGCAACAGACGGACCTTTCTTCACAGGAACCAGCTGGTAGGGAGGGTGAGGTTTTTTTGGACACCAGTGCATGATGAATTTCCCAATACTCTGATTTATTATCTTAAGCCACtgggagggaaaagggaggagacAAGACAAGTCTTTAAATAAATACTAATACTAatgaataaatgaataataatgttCAGTACTTTGATATTGTGTgagcatttttatttattcattttttaaaaatttatattttaGTGGCCAAGCCTAGATTGGCTCTGAAGTGatccctcagcagcagctgcactaGCAGGTTGGACCATGGCAGCAGGAGTAGCAGCTTGGTTGCCATTTGCGCGGGCGGCAGCCATAGGATGGATGCCAGTGGCCACGAATCCCATGCCagctgctccccggcaggagagAAAGCGAAGCCAGGACTCTCTGATTGTGTTGAACGTGAGTGGTACCCAGTTCCAGACATGGCAGGACACCCTGGAGCGCTACCCTGATACACTACTGGGCAGCTCGGAGCGGGACTTCTTCTACCATGCAGAGACACAGCAGTACTTTTTTGACCGGGATCCTGACATCTTCCGTCACATTCTCAACTTCTATCGTACAGGGAAGCTGCACTACCCCCGCCAAGAATGTATATCAGCTTACGACGAGGAGCTGGCCTTCTTTGGCATCATCCCTGAGATCATAGGTGACTGCTGCTATGAGGAGTACAAGGATCGCCGACGTGAGAATGCTGAGCGCCTGCAGGATGATGCAGATCAGGATCATGCGGCTGAGAGTTCCCTGCCTTCCATGACAACTCGGGAGAGAATGTGGCGGGCCTTCGAAAATCCACACACAAGTACACTGGCCCTGGTCTTCTACTATGTCACTGGCTTCTTTATTGCTATCTCTGTCATTGCCAATGTGGTGGAGACAGTGCCCTGTGGGGTAAACCCTGGTCGCATCAAGGAGCTGCCCTGTGGGGAGCGCTATGCTGTGGCTTTCTTCTGCCTGGATACTGCCTGTGTCATGATCTTCACTGTTGAGTATCTGCTGCGTCTGGTGGCAGCCCCCAACCGCTACAAGTTTGTGCGCAGTGTCATGAGTGTTATTGATGTAGTGGCCATCATGCCCTATTACATTGGTCTGGTGATGACAGATAATGAGGATGTCAGTGGGGCCTTTGTGACACTGCGTGTCTTCCGTGTCTTCCGGATCTTTAAGTTTTCCCGCCACTCACAGGGGCTGCGCATCCTGGGTTACACGCTAAAAAGCTGTGCCTCGGAGTTGGGCTTTCTCCTGTTCTCACTGACCATGGCTATCATCATCTTTGCCACGGTCATGTTCTATGCAGAGAAAGGTTCATCGTCCAGCAAGTTCACCAGTATCCCTGCGGCCTTCTGGTACACCATTGTCACTATGACAACGCTGGGGTAAGTGCAGATTTGCTTTGGCAATGGCCAACATTTTAACAACTTTACTGTCACAAAAGAgcaagtttgattttaaaaacttcATTAGAAAAAGTGGGAGTACCAGTATTTGTTACAAAAACTTTATAGACACAAGTGGGTGCTTTATACATTCTATTTTAAACCCATGTGAATAGGTAGGTGTAAAAGTGTTGCCAGAGGATAAACGTgaataatttattacaaaatcaAAATTATATGTAGTTTCTTTACTCTTTGCTTTTGCAGATGGGACAGTTAAAGTATTTTTTGTAGTCTCCAGGAGGTGTCAGTGGGTCTTTAATGATGTGATATAAGTCCTAGAAAGATCCTTTACAATATTTGCTAATGTAGTGGCAATTAACAAAAGCGCCAAGATAATCTTACTATATAGAAAACAGTGTAGCTCTGCCATTTTGTTTAAACCAAAGTGATATATAGAAACAGACTTGGATACTATAAAGTCAGTTGAATTCACAAAAGTATAAGTAAAGCTTTAAACTTCACAAAGGCCAAACCTTGATCCCATTAAGTCACTGGCaaaagtccctttgacttcagtgggactaggaaTTGGCCAAAAGTGAATGACATGTGTCAACCTACATACACTTATGAAAGTGCCTGTGAAGCTGACTGAGAAAGTATGACTAACGTGACTAATTTAATTCCAGTATATATGTTAAAAGTTGTTCTAGTTATAAATTAAACTTCCCAATAATTTGGAATTAAAATATATCACAGTTGACATTTAAGATCCAATGAGTTTTGGTGGTTAGTTAGGAGacttcattgtttaaaaatgatATTTATGTCATTGTAGCTGTTTATTCTATAGATAAGGTCATGGAAATGTATTTCTCTGTGATGCTAACAGAGATTTAGAAAGGTTGGTTAATTTGAGGAGGCAATTTGTCATTCTAGTCTTACTTCTGTGATATATAGCATGTTGTAATAGCTATTATATTGAATCTGAATAGGAGTTTATTCATTGTAAATTTCTAGTTCTTTTATGACTGGGCGTATTAAGAGACAAAACTTTTCTCTGTCACTAAGACCATCCTTTCATTAATCAAACATTTAATCACATCTTATTTAAATTGTCTGGGTTTATGGAACATGCCTCTTTTTTTTACTTTACCAAAATGAAAGTAAACCTGTATAATGAATTAGTTTATTTATTACCTATTATCATAATCTAGATTTGAAAATCATGTAAAAAACTTTAAAGATAAAAGGGCTGTATTCTTCCATCAGTTTTTGTACAGAGCTTTTATCTTTAGTACAATATAACAAACGAAGATAAACACTGGAAATATTTCATATGTCTTCTGGTATCGGTGTATAATGCCAGAAATGTGTTACAAGCTGTCATTGGTAACAAATTAAGGATTTGTTGTTATATTAGGTAAAATGCTCTTATTACTATAGTTTTTTAATACTattacattattaattattatctaAGCTGTCGATAATTTCAGCAAAATCAGTCATGATCAATTAACATCACTGAGAACATTTACCACTGGAGATGAAATAACAAATGTAGGAGCTGATCTGTATTTGCTTATAATAACTGATATCTCTTCGATAATTAAGGTAGTCAGTATTGGTTGGTAGTACTTGTCCAAGGTACTGAACAGTACATTGTTGTTAACAGTTTATGTCCACCTTATAATTGTCTATGTTTCTGATATAGGAGCCTGTTTGGCACTggtaggaaaaaataaataagaagtgTATTATGTCATGATTCTAGATTATAAAAGTATTTTAGACTGGGTAATGTTatcaaagcacctaagtgatttaggaacccAAATGTCATTGGAAACTAGTGAGACTTTGGATTCTAAGCAATTTTCAAAAATTGGATTTAgggtcctaagtcacttaggctagATTTTTACAGGGATTTAGGTGCTTGAGGATGCAGGTAGAAACACAGTAGGATTTTTCAAAAGGATTTAGGtacttaactcccattggtttcaagaGGCCACTTAATAGGTGTTCTGTGACAGAATCTGTAAAGAGGCATTCTGGTAAGGGGCCTAAAAATTAGGAGGAATAATTCTCATGTGTAATCTCCATGACCCAGCAACAAGACCTGTGCATGCTATTTGTGCTACTGCCATGCAGAAGCTGCATAGGACCACTGCTGGACAAAATACATGTTCCAAATACATGTACATATAGGGGCTAGAttcactttaggcacctaaatcccagaatcagtcCCACGGGGATTTACATAACCCCCAGTCAGCCACTGCTGAATCCCATAGCACCTAAACTCTCTCAGTGCCTAAGTTCCTTAGGCACCTATATTTCTGCCTTTGAGCATACAAACTGCAGTGACATACACGGTGTCTCCATGTCCAAGTCCCAGCACAATGTACAATGAGGGGGAAGTTAAGCATTCCTCTGTCTAACTTGCTTGTGGGACCCAATCTGGCAAGCATGCTCAGGACTCACCTACTAGATCAGTCCCAAGTAGGCAAGCTTAAACAAATGGCAGGGTTGGTTGTGGGGGtaaaaaggagaaggaggaggaccacctctctcataacttttagcccagtggtagGGACTCACCTGGGAGACCTGTGGTTTAAGTCTCCCCTCCACCTGATGGGGCAaagagatttgaacagggatcttcTACCGCTcagatgagtgccctagccaGTTGACTATGGGATAATCTGATGTGGGGTCTCTCAGGGTCTTTCTACAGTGAAATTAGACATCTACAGCTGGCCCATATCAGCTGACTCTGGCCcgtggggctcaggctctcttTGGCCTAatgactctttcattatttatttcctcccctctttccccaccctccaCATGCCAGTTTCTTGCAAAAATGGTATAGGTACCTAATTCCAAGAGAGGGTtggcagctgagaatcccaagcagagggaggtgcctccctTCAGGCTGGACTTAGATGcctatctctgagagaggggTAGGGTTTAGCATGCACctctcagcacctcctgctggttagTTTAGGTAGGAGCCACCTAGCCTAATGGCTTGTGTGAATCCCACTCTGAGGTACctgtctctcctcattcattgtatagggagtcaAGGTGCTGAATTCAGACTTTGCAAATTCCAGTGATAAAGGTTAGGCATGGTGATATTCAACATCCCTACACCTATGTTCCTTTGTGAAACTAGCCCTTACATGCCATTTGGGGGATAGCTGCACAGTCATCCTGAATTTGGCCATTAACATTTATGATAACACATAATTCTGGAGAAGTTTTAAGCAGCATGTTAACTGAATAATGTTGTCCTTTTAATAATATCTTGTTAGCCACGTAAAGATTGTGATTAAATGTTAAATAGTGATGTATA
The Eretmochelys imbricata isolate rEreImb1 chromosome 1, rEreImb1.hap1, whole genome shotgun sequence DNA segment above includes these coding regions:
- the KCND2 gene encoding A-type voltage-gated potassium channel KCND2, whose product is MAAGVAAWLPFARAAAIGWMPVATNPMPAAPRQERKRSQDSLIVLNVSGTQFQTWQDTLERYPDTLLGSSERDFFYHAETQQYFFDRDPDIFRHILNFYRTGKLHYPRQECISAYDEELAFFGIIPEIIGDCCYEEYKDRRRENAERLQDDADQDHAAESSLPSMTTRERMWRAFENPHTSTLALVFYYVTGFFIAISVIANVVETVPCGVNPGRIKELPCGERYAVAFFCLDTACVMIFTVEYLLRLVAAPNRYKFVRSVMSVIDVVAIMPYYIGLVMTDNEDVSGAFVTLRVFRVFRIFKFSRHSQGLRILGYTLKSCASELGFLLFSLTMAIIIFATVMFYAEKGSSSSKFTSIPAAFWYTIVTMTTLGYGDMVPKTIAGKIFGSICSLSGVLVIALPVPVIVSNFSRIYHQNQRADKRRAQKKARLARIRAAKSGTANAYMQSKRNGLLSNQLHQSTKEEEQNFLSKSGSSFETQHHHLLHCLEKTTNHEFVDEHIYEDSCMEVSTVNRSSSHSPSLSSQQGVTSTCCSRRHKKTFRIPNTNITGSRPGSIQELSTIQIRCVERTSPSNSRSSLNAKMEECVKLNCEQPYVTTAIISIPTPPVTTPEGDNRPESPLYSGGNIVRVSAL